The nucleotide sequence TTACGCTTACTCTTAGCAACCAAAGTGAGGGAGCGACTACTTATCAATGGTCGTTTGAAGGAGGAACGCCTGCTTATAGTTCGGAGAAAAATCCTATGGTAACCTTTGAAAAAGGGGGGATATTTACATTGCGATTGGAAGCGAGTAACCACTCTCAGCGTAGGGTAATGGAGAAAACAGTAGTAGTACGTGCGCCTTTGGTTGTTGCTTTTGAAATGACGAATGAATACCCTCATAATACACAAGCCCCTGTACGCTTGTTCTTGAAAAACCAATCGGTAAATGCCACTGCTTATCGCTGGAAAGTAAGTAGCGGGGCTTTTCAGCAAGAGAGCACTGATGAAAATCCGTCGTTTATACTTCCTACTGCAGGAACGTATCAAATAGAGCTTACAGCTAATAACGACAAGCAAACTTTATCCGAAAGGAAGAACTTTACGGTAACAGCAGGTGATAATCTTATTACCTTTACAGATATAAAATTAGCTATCAATACTAATAAAACAGTAGGTTGCTATTTTTCTTCTTTTTTAGGGGAAGTACTAAAACCTAATGAAGTAACAGCGGAGAACGGCAGACTTATTGATTTTGTGTATTTCGGGCAGAGCACTTCTTTTGCTTATAATGTATTCTTATCACCAGATGAAGCACAAACGGCTGTTTTTGACCCTATTCCCAATGCTACAAAAAGTTACTTTATCAACAAACAAGAGAATAAGGGGCAGGTGTTTTTCTCAGTAGCTGATTTCGATGCGCTTTCTTCGGGCGCTACTCTATCTTCTTTGTCTATAAAACCTAATAGCAACAAAGCACCTTTCAATAAGGAAAAGGCAAACAGA is from Capnocytophaga ochracea DSM 7271 and encodes:
- a CDS encoding PKD domain-containing protein, producing the protein MRLVLKIVICLALWFCFACEQEQNMPIEGDFSIAMVDDNYNVPAQVRIINKITGADAFQWEFPNGSYTSSNAFYPEDIRYTEPGTYTITAHTTNLDGEARTFQKSFTVYLELSALFSFTQQGSDIAPLTLTLSNQSEGATTYQWSFEGGTPAYSSEKNPMVTFEKGGIFTLRLEASNHSQRRVMEKTVVVRAPLVVAFEMTNEYPHNTQAPVRLFLKNQSVNATAYRWKVSSGAFQQESTDENPSFILPTAGTYQIELTANNDKQTLSERKNFTVTAGDNLITFTDIKLAINTNKTVGCYFSSFLGEVLKPNEVTAENGRLIDFVYFGQSTSFAYNVFLSPDEAQTAVFDPIPNATKSYFINKQENKGQVFFSVADFDALSSGATLSSLSIKPNSNKAPFNKEKANRIVLFETANGRKGAIKIKEYVSNGAESYIVVDIKMQKNH